In one window of Juglans regia cultivar Chandler chromosome 3, Walnut 2.0, whole genome shotgun sequence DNA:
- the LOC109019336 gene encoding probable pectate lyase 4 — protein MGNANGHSHTHRYGSNAPPRSKDSPTNHSAQIPSSTTPHADNMVCLPYAHVDSSLRALAGQAEGFGRLAIGGLHGPLYHVTTLADDGPGSLRQGCRSKEPLWIVFEVSGTIHLSSYLAVSSYKTIDGRGQRVKFTGKGLRLKECEHVIICNLEFEGGKGPDADGIQMKPNSKHIWIDRCSLRDYDDGLIDITRKSTNITVSRCHFSQHNKTMLIGADPSHIDDRSICVTIHHCFFDGTRQRHPRVRFAKVHLYNNYTKNWGIYAVCASVESQIYSQCNIYEAGQKKVAFKYLTEKASDKAEAMTGCISSEGDLFVSGTQAGLMTKSADHCMFHPSEYYPTWTVEPPTADLKHVLQHCTGWQNVPRPADQKVDS, from the exons ATGGGGAACGCCAACGGCCATTCGCATACACACCGTTACGGCTCCAACGCTCCGCCTCGGTCTAAAGATAGTCCGACCAATCACTCTGCACAAATCCCCAGCTCCACTACTCCTCACGCCGACAACATGGTCTGTTTACCTTATGCTCACGTCGACTCCAGCCTCCGTGCCCTCGCTGGCCAAGCTGAGGGATTCGGCCGCCTCGCCATCGGTGGGCTCCACGGTCCCCTTTACCACGTTACCACCTTAGCAG ATGATGGGCCAGGATCACTTCGCCAAGGATGTCGTAGCAAAGAGCCACTTTGGATTGTCTTTGAAGTTTCGGGCACCATTCACCTCTCTTCTTACTTGGCTGTGTCGTCTTATAAGACCATTGATGGCCGGGGCCAAAGGGTTAAATTCACAGGGAAGGGGTTGAGGCTGAAGGAATGTGAACATGTAATTATATGCAATCTGGAGTTTGAAGGCGGTAAGGGTCCTGATGCTGATGGTATTCAAATGAAGCCTAATTCAAAACATATATGGATTGATCGCTGCAGCCTCCGTGACTACGATGATGGACTTATAGACATCACCCGAAAGAGCACTAATATTACTGTTTCTAG GTGTCACTTTTCACAGCATAACAAGACAATGCTCATTGGGGCAGACCCTTCTCATATTGACGACAGATCCATCTGTGTGACCATCCACCATTGCTTTTTTGATGGAACCAGACAGCGGCATCCTAGAGTTAGATTTGCCAAAGTACATCTGTACAACAATTATACCAAAAACTGGGGCATTTATGCTGTTTGTGCCAGTGTAGAATCACAG ATATATTCCCAATgcaatatatatgaagcagggcAGAAGAAGGTGGCATTTAAATATCTCACAGAGAAG GCATCTGACAAGGCAGAGGCAATGACTGGCTGCATAAGTTCTGAAGGGGACTTGTTCGTGAGTGGAACTCAAGCAGGGTTGATGACCAAGAGTGCTGACCATTGCATGTTTCATCCAAGTGAATACTACCCCACTTGGACAGTGGAACCTCCGACTGCTGATCTTAAGCACGTTCTCCAACATTGCACTGGATGGCAGAATGTTCCGCGACCAGCAGATCAGAAGGTGGATTCTTAG